One Paracoccus sp. TOH DNA segment encodes these proteins:
- a CDS encoding RSP_2647 family RNA methyltransferase: MTADLPIIRLRPKSKPQAIRHGFPWVFADELVTDRRTRAIPAGSFALLEDAERRPLGLVTVNPESKIIARMMDPDPQARIGHDWIAARLQRALALRERLFDAPFYRLVHAEADGLPGTIIDRFGDAAVLQPNAAWAERMVEEIAAALRQMIGVSTVILNGQGRVRGLEGLPERMEVLSGAVSGPVEVPMNGAIYLADLTQGQKTGLFYDQRPNHAFAQRLARGQRVLDVFSHVGGFGLAALAAGATQAICIDGSAAALDLARGGARAMGAESRLTTRQGDAFEQMEALAAEGAQFDLVICDPPAFAPSKPALEAGLRAYERVAKLAAPLVAPGGYLGLCSCSHAADLTAFRNASARGIGRGGRRMQLLHTGQAGPDHPTLPQLAETGYLKALFFRLDG; encoded by the coding sequence ATGACCGCCGATCTGCCCATCATCCGACTGCGCCCGAAATCCAAGCCGCAGGCGATCCGCCACGGCTTTCCCTGGGTCTTTGCCGACGAGCTGGTCACCGACCGGCGCACCCGCGCCATCCCGGCAGGCAGCTTCGCGCTGCTCGAGGATGCCGAGCGCCGGCCGCTGGGCCTGGTCACGGTGAATCCCGAATCGAAGATCATCGCCCGGATGATGGATCCCGACCCGCAGGCGCGGATCGGCCACGACTGGATCGCCGCGCGATTGCAGCGGGCGTTGGCGCTGCGCGAACGGCTGTTCGATGCGCCCTTCTACCGGCTGGTCCATGCCGAGGCCGACGGCCTGCCCGGCACCATCATCGACCGTTTCGGCGATGCCGCGGTGCTCCAGCCCAATGCCGCCTGGGCCGAGCGCATGGTCGAGGAGATCGCCGCGGCGCTGCGCCAGATGATCGGGGTCTCGACGGTGATCCTGAACGGCCAGGGCCGGGTGCGCGGGCTCGAGGGCCTGCCCGAGCGGATGGAGGTGCTGTCGGGCGCGGTTTCCGGCCCTGTCGAAGTGCCGATGAACGGCGCCATTTACCTTGCCGATCTGACGCAGGGGCAGAAGACCGGGTTGTTCTATGACCAGCGTCCCAACCACGCCTTCGCGCAGCGGCTGGCGCGCGGCCAGCGGGTGCTGGACGTGTTCTCGCATGTCGGCGGCTTCGGCCTGGCGGCGCTGGCGGCAGGTGCGACCCAGGCCATCTGCATCGACGGCTCGGCCGCGGCGCTGGACCTGGCGCGGGGCGGTGCGCGCGCCATGGGCGCCGAGTCGCGGCTGACCACCCGCCAGGGCGACGCCTTCGAGCAGATGGAGGCGCTGGCCGCCGAGGGCGCGCAGTTTGACCTGGTGATTTGCGACCCGCCGGCCTTTGCGCCCTCGAAACCGGCGCTGGAGGCGGGCTTGCGCGCCTATGAGCGGGTGGCGAAGCTGGCGGCGCCGCTGGTGGCGCCGGGCGGCTATCTGGGCCTGTGTTCCTGCAGCCATGCCGCCGACCTGACCGCCTTCCGCAATGCCAGCGCCCGCGGCATCGGCCGGGGCGGGCGGCGGATGCAGCTTCTGCATACCGGCCAGGCCGGGCCGGACCATCCGACGCTGCCGCAGCTGGCCGAGACCGGCTATCTCAAGGCGCTGTTCTTCCGGCTGGACGGATGA
- a CDS encoding RSP_2648 family PIN domain-containing protein: protein MKAVLDACVLFPTVLREILIDTAAAGRFQPLWSRRILDEWRHAATRQGSDAGVEIALLESRFPQALVEPGQRVLGFDLPDPADRHVVECALAAGAEAIVTANLRDFPARRLAPAGLRAIHPDEFLRDLYLQAPEPVLAAIAATEARARAAGGALSRNELMRRARLPRLAKAIARLETPESPAFLPPAAHGTPRREQD, encoded by the coding sequence ATGAAGGCGGTTCTGGACGCCTGCGTGCTGTTCCCGACCGTGTTGCGGGAAATCCTGATCGACACGGCGGCGGCGGGGCGGTTTCAGCCGCTGTGGTCGCGCCGCATCCTGGACGAATGGCGCCATGCCGCCACCCGGCAGGGCAGTGATGCCGGGGTCGAGATCGCGCTGCTGGAATCGCGCTTTCCCCAAGCGCTGGTCGAACCGGGGCAGCGCGTGCTTGGCTTCGACCTGCCCGATCCGGCCGACCGGCATGTGGTCGAATGCGCGCTGGCGGCGGGGGCCGAAGCCATCGTCACTGCGAATCTGCGCGATTTTCCGGCGCGGAGGCTGGCCCCGGCCGGGCTGCGGGCGATCCACCCCGACGAATTCCTGCGCGACCTTTACCTGCAGGCACCCGAACCCGTGCTCGCGGCCATCGCCGCGACCGAGGCGCGGGCCCGCGCCGCCGGCGGCGCCTTGAGCCGCAACGAGTTGATGCGCCGCGCCCGGCTGCCGCGCCTTGCCAAGGCCATCGCCCGGCTGGAAACCCCGGAATCGCCGGCCTTTTTGCCGCCCGCCGCGCATGGAACCCCCCGTCGGGAACAGGACTGA